A single region of the Mycobacterium avium subsp. avium genome encodes:
- a CDS encoding TetR/AcrR family transcriptional regulator has translation MTRRPHPGDSTTRDLLIDATIKVMVEDGYAAATSRRVAAEAGVKPALVHYYFPTMDELYLDVFRRGAAAYQERQTRALTSDRPLHALWDTLIEPKDTRLLLEFMGLANHRKAIRAELAAWFGRWRDTQITALNSIVREHDMDAGEFPPAGIAVILAAIGRMLILEDALGATAGHDAAVALVNRFIDRFELP, from the coding sequence ATGACCCGACGGCCCCACCCGGGCGACTCCACCACCCGTGACCTGCTCATCGACGCGACCATCAAGGTGATGGTCGAGGACGGGTACGCCGCGGCGACCTCGCGCCGGGTGGCCGCCGAGGCCGGGGTGAAACCGGCGCTGGTGCACTACTACTTCCCCACCATGGACGAGCTGTATCTGGACGTCTTCCGGCGCGGCGCGGCCGCCTACCAGGAACGCCAGACCCGGGCGTTGACCTCCGACCGCCCGCTGCACGCCCTCTGGGACACCCTGATCGAGCCGAAGGACACCCGGCTGCTGCTGGAGTTCATGGGACTCGCCAACCACCGCAAGGCGATTCGCGCCGAGTTGGCGGCCTGGTTCGGGCGCTGGCGCGATACCCAGATCACCGCGCTGAACTCCATCGTCCGCGAACACGACATGGACGCCGGCGAATTTCCGCCGGCCGGCATCGCGGTCATCCTGGCCGCGATCGGGCGCATGCTGATCCTCGAAGATGCCCTCGGCGCCACCGCCGGACACGACGCGGCCGTCGCACTGGTCAACCGGTTCATCGACCGGTTCGAGTTGCCCTGA